In Gemmatimonadales bacterium, a single window of DNA contains:
- a CDS encoding KpsF/GutQ family sugar-phosphate isomerase translates to MPFDTPVLIELGRRVLQVEASAVASVAGRLDERFARAVRLLAAASGRVIVSGVGKSGLVARKIAATLTSTGTAAAYLHPVDSLHGDLGIVGGQDVAIVLSKSGESEELFGLLGSLQRLGVPIIAITGETDSTLARCAAVTLDAAVAEEACPHDLTPTSSTTVALALGDALAVALLEVKGFRREDFAALHPGGSLGRRLLLRVRDVMLPAGHILGPTATMHEAVVALARERGLAMVAEDGRLIGVLTTGDLTRLAERDSAFLGCAAVAVMTRTPKTASPAELAASAVGTMERFGVIALPVVEADGTILGSVHLHDLMRAGAV, encoded by the coding sequence GTGCCGTTTGACACGCCGGTCCTGATCGAGCTCGGGCGCCGGGTCCTCCAGGTCGAGGCCTCGGCGGTGGCGAGCGTGGCCGGCCGCCTCGACGAGCGCTTCGCCCGGGCGGTGCGCCTGCTGGCCGCCGCCTCCGGGCGGGTCATCGTGTCCGGGGTAGGGAAGTCGGGCCTGGTGGCGCGGAAGATCGCCGCCACGCTGACCTCGACCGGAACGGCGGCCGCCTACCTGCACCCGGTCGACTCGCTCCACGGCGATCTCGGCATCGTCGGCGGTCAGGACGTCGCCATTGTCTTGAGCAAGAGCGGAGAGTCGGAAGAGCTGTTCGGATTGCTGGGCTCGCTGCAGCGCTTGGGCGTGCCCATCATCGCCATCACCGGCGAGACCGACTCGACACTGGCGCGGTGCGCGGCCGTGACGCTCGATGCCGCCGTGGCGGAAGAGGCCTGCCCCCACGATCTGACTCCGACCAGCAGCACCACCGTCGCCCTCGCGCTGGGAGATGCGCTGGCCGTGGCGCTGCTCGAAGTGAAGGGATTCCGCCGGGAGGACTTTGCGGCGCTTCACCCGGGTGGCAGCCTGGGCCGGAGGCTCCTGCTCCGGGTGCGCGACGTCATGCTGCCGGCGGGGCACATTCTGGGGCCCACGGCCACCATGCACGAGGCCGTCGTGGCCCTGGCCCGCGAGCGTGGGCTCGCAATGGTGGCTGAGGACGGCCGGCTGATCGGCGTGCTCACCACCGGCGACCTCACCCGCCTGGCCGAGCGGGATTCGGCATTCCTCGGCTGCGCGGCGGTGGCGGTGATGACCCGGACACCGAAAACCGCCTCGCCCGCGGAGCTGGCCGCCTCCGCCGTCGGCACCATGGAGCGCTTCGGGGTGATCGCGCTTCCGGTGGTCGAGGCCGACGGGACCATCCTCGGGTCGGTACACCTCCACGACCTCATGCGTGCGGGGGCGGTATGA
- the lptC gene encoding LPS export ABC transporter periplasmic protein LptC, which produces MMRGGWVVSGALALAALGGCEESGAKPTTTLQATDSADQVLEGFSHYVTKEGVRRSRVEADTAYFYENTQITDLRRIKVVFYDLKGEESSTLTAQRGTYHWQDGSMEANGHVVVLTPDQRRLQTERLRYDNAANTISTDQHFTFDRGTEHLEGNSFRSDPDFKNVVTDRPRGVAGNGVLLPGQEQQ; this is translated from the coding sequence ATGATGCGGGGTGGGTGGGTGGTCTCCGGCGCGCTGGCCCTCGCGGCCCTCGGAGGGTGCGAGGAGTCCGGCGCCAAGCCGACCACCACCCTGCAGGCCACCGACAGCGCCGACCAGGTGCTCGAGGGGTTCTCCCATTATGTGACCAAGGAGGGCGTGCGGCGGAGCCGGGTGGAGGCGGATACCGCCTACTTCTACGAGAACACCCAGATCACCGACCTGCGGCGGATCAAGGTGGTCTTCTACGACCTCAAGGGCGAGGAAAGCTCCACCCTTACCGCCCAGCGGGGGACGTACCATTGGCAGGACGGCTCGATGGAGGCCAACGGGCACGTCGTGGTGCTGACGCCCGATCAGCGGAGACTTCAAACCGAGCGGTTGCGCTATGACAATGCCGCCAACACCATCTCCACCGACCAGCATTTCACCTTCGATCGAGGCACCGAGCACCTGGAAGGGAACAGCTTCAGGTCCGATCCCGACTTCAAGAACGTGGTGACCGATCGTCCCCGGGGCGTGGCGGGCAACGGCGTGCTGCTGCCCGGACAGGAGCAGCAATGA
- the lptB gene encoding LPS export ABC transporter ATP-binding protein, which produces MSQPEWIAGLGDRDPSVPIALAAITRAAGPGDTVGFSDLVMSYREAHLACYAELSGLGEQEISGDEVRDHLARSVLPRLTTEGWILDTADTGWEPVQARVVWWSGSSEEREGVYQALLAAARRAVQRSKIVTPQRTSASVLEGVDLSKSFKGRRVVDRVSVQVRQGEIVGLLGPNGAGKTTTFYLITGLIRPDAGRVRLDGHDLTRSPMYRRARAGIGYLAQEPSIFRKMTVEENILAILETRRLGREERQRQLDRMLDELSIKHLRRSRAYSLSGGERRRLEITRALVTDPKFMLLDEPFAGVDPIAVHDIQTIVAGLRHRGIGVLITDHNVEQTLDIVDRAYIMFEGKVQASGTVRDLVYDDRVAQLYLGPTLTARLRARLEAVA; this is translated from the coding sequence GTGAGCCAACCCGAATGGATCGCGGGACTCGGCGATCGCGACCCGTCGGTGCCGATCGCGCTGGCCGCCATCACGCGCGCGGCCGGCCCTGGCGACACCGTCGGCTTCTCCGACCTGGTGATGAGCTACCGGGAGGCGCACCTCGCCTGCTACGCCGAGCTGAGCGGCTTGGGGGAGCAGGAGATCTCCGGCGACGAGGTTCGCGACCACCTGGCTCGCTCGGTCCTCCCCCGCTTGACCACCGAGGGGTGGATTCTGGATACCGCCGATACCGGTTGGGAGCCGGTGCAGGCCAGGGTCGTCTGGTGGAGCGGGAGCTCGGAGGAGCGGGAGGGGGTGTATCAGGCCCTGCTGGCGGCCGCGCGGCGCGCCGTGCAGCGCTCCAAGATCGTCACCCCGCAGCGGACGTCGGCCAGCGTGCTCGAGGGGGTGGACCTGTCCAAGAGCTTCAAGGGACGGCGGGTGGTGGACCGGGTGAGCGTGCAGGTGCGGCAGGGAGAGATCGTGGGGCTACTGGGTCCCAACGGGGCGGGAAAGACGACGACCTTCTACCTTATAACGGGGCTGATTCGGCCCGATGCCGGGCGGGTCCGTCTCGATGGCCACGATCTCACCCGCTCCCCCATGTACCGACGGGCCCGCGCCGGCATCGGCTACCTGGCTCAGGAGCCGTCCATCTTCCGGAAAATGACCGTCGAGGAAAATATTCTTGCTATCCTTGAGACCAGGCGGTTGGGACGGGAGGAGCGCCAGCGGCAGCTGGACCGCATGCTGGACGAGCTGTCGATCAAGCATCTCCGGCGGAGCCGAGCCTACTCGTTGAGCGGCGGGGAGCGGCGGCGGCTGGAGATCACCCGGGCTCTCGTCACCGACCCCAAGTTCATGTTGCTCGACGAGCCGTTCGCCGGCGTCGATCCCATCGCGGTCCACGATATTCAGACGATCGTCGCCGGGCTGCGCCACCGCGGGATCGGCGTGCTGATCACCGACCACAACGTCGAGCAGACTCTCGACATCGTGGATCGGGCCTACATCATGTTCGAGGGCAAAGTGCAGGCCTCCGGCACCGTGCGTGACCTCGTATACGACGATCGGGTCGCCCAGCTCTACCTGGGCCCCACCCTGACGGCGCGCCTCCGCGCCCGCCTGGAGGCCGTGGCATGA
- the rpoN gene encoding RNA polymerase factor sigma-54 — MRTGLSQHTSMRQELRVNPRLYQAMDMLYMPMMDLQQHLKQELLANPFLELLEPEDETPEQKAAEEQKEQKEKEEEVDWEEILLNGFEVGGTREQYEQLEYTEPVTVETRDLIDHLREQLQMMTLSPRQLLLGEEFLGNINEEGYLAASLEEILESVNQLVSGHVAPRPEPSDPTEGPDAESDEPGETEPASPPPPDALLYTMAEAEEMLHIIQRLDPPGIGARDLRECLLIQLGEQADTTSLTYRLVNEAFPDLIAHRWNELAKRFGVDPAGVQAAADELARLDPKPGLKYASQSDGYIIPDLIVEKIGGRYQVFLNDTGMPRLRLSRSYQEIARDKKKMTPENREFIASKMNSANWMIQAIEQRRQTMLKVMNFIVDRQRDYFEKGIEYLRPLTLREVAEVINMHESTVSRVTNEKFVQTPRGVLPLKFFFSSALSTASGEDASARSIRAKLQKMVSEENSAKPLTDQQIVHLFQEQGIQIARRTVAKYRDQLGILPARMRKRV; from the coding sequence ATGAGGACCGGCCTGTCTCAGCACACCAGCATGCGGCAGGAGCTGCGGGTCAATCCGCGGCTCTATCAGGCCATGGACATGCTCTACATGCCCATGATGGACCTGCAGCAGCACCTCAAGCAGGAGCTCCTGGCCAACCCCTTCCTGGAGCTGCTGGAGCCGGAGGACGAGACGCCGGAGCAGAAGGCCGCCGAGGAGCAGAAGGAACAGAAGGAGAAGGAGGAGGAGGTGGATTGGGAGGAGATCCTGCTCAACGGGTTCGAGGTCGGGGGCACCCGGGAGCAGTACGAGCAGCTGGAATACACCGAGCCGGTCACGGTAGAGACCCGGGACCTCATCGATCATCTCCGCGAGCAGCTCCAGATGATGACCCTGAGCCCGCGGCAGCTGCTGCTGGGCGAGGAGTTCCTGGGGAACATCAATGAGGAGGGGTATCTCGCCGCCAGCCTGGAGGAGATCCTCGAGTCGGTCAATCAGCTCGTCAGCGGGCATGTCGCCCCCCGTCCCGAGCCCTCGGATCCGACCGAAGGGCCCGACGCAGAGTCTGACGAGCCCGGCGAGACCGAGCCGGCCAGCCCTCCGCCGCCCGACGCGCTGCTCTACACCATGGCCGAGGCGGAGGAGATGCTGCACATCATTCAGCGGCTCGACCCGCCCGGCATCGGCGCGCGCGATCTGCGCGAATGCCTCCTGATCCAGCTCGGCGAGCAGGCCGACACCACGTCGCTCACCTATCGCCTGGTCAACGAGGCGTTCCCCGATCTCATCGCCCACCGGTGGAACGAGCTGGCCAAGCGCTTCGGAGTGGATCCCGCCGGCGTGCAGGCGGCGGCCGACGAGCTCGCGCGGCTGGATCCCAAGCCGGGACTCAAGTACGCCTCCCAGAGCGACGGCTACATCATTCCCGACCTGATCGTGGAGAAGATCGGCGGGCGCTATCAGGTGTTCCTCAACGACACCGGCATGCCCCGGCTCCGGCTCAGCCGCTCCTACCAGGAGATCGCCCGCGACAAGAAAAAGATGACGCCGGAGAATCGCGAGTTCATCGCCTCCAAGATGAACAGCGCCAATTGGATGATTCAGGCGATCGAGCAGCGGCGGCAGACCATGCTCAAGGTGATGAACTTCATCGTCGACCGGCAGCGCGACTACTTCGAGAAGGGTATCGAGTACCTCCGGCCTCTCACGCTGCGCGAGGTGGCGGAGGTCATCAACATGCACGAGTCCACCGTCAGCCGGGTCACCAACGAGAAGTTCGTGCAGACGCCCCGGGGCGTGCTGCCCCTCAAGTTCTTCTTCTCCAGCGCGCTCTCCACCGCGTCCGGGGAGGACGCGAGCGCGCGCTCGATCCGGGCCAAGCTGCAGAAAATGGTGAGCGAGGAGAACAGCGCCAAGCCGCTCACCGACCAGCAGATCGTCCATCTCTTCCAGGAGCAGGGCATCCAGATCGCCCGGCGGACCGTCGCCAAATACCGGGATCAGCTTGGCATCCTGCCCGCGCGCATGCGGAAGCGGGTATGA
- a CDS encoding glycosyltransferase family 2 protein, translating to MTLAAAETLDVSVLVPAKDEADNLREFLRLCAAALTPAGFSFEVVIVDDGSRDETARLLRELQREYPFLRVVTHRRQRGIADALRSAADVARGDVFVFYPADLQYLPEDIPRLVDPILHQRADIVTGTKQGKYEKAFVSGVYNGLCRWLFGVGVNDLNSVKAYRREVMLGVPLRPDWHRYMVVIAAADGYRLTSVPVPLYPRRAGTSKFTWKRIPVGIFDLISVWFQLRFGRKPMLFFGIGGAALFVIGFLAGIVALVLRFGYDIGLRPLLNLVETMVISGIVLFGFGLLGEMIAGLQEETRAHARALARLDKLDLRD from the coding sequence ATGACCCTCGCCGCCGCCGAGACGCTGGACGTCAGCGTCCTCGTTCCGGCGAAGGACGAGGCCGACAACCTCCGCGAGTTCCTCCGGCTCTGCGCCGCCGCCCTGACCCCCGCCGGATTCAGCTTCGAAGTCGTGATCGTGGACGACGGCTCGCGGGACGAGACCGCCCGGCTGCTGCGCGAGCTGCAGCGAGAGTACCCCTTCCTCCGCGTCGTGACCCACCGGCGCCAGCGGGGCATCGCCGACGCGCTCCGCTCGGCCGCCGACGTGGCGCGGGGCGACGTGTTCGTCTTCTACCCCGCGGACCTGCAGTATCTGCCCGAGGACATTCCCCGGCTGGTCGATCCGATCCTGCACCAGCGTGCCGACATCGTGACCGGCACCAAGCAGGGCAAGTACGAGAAGGCCTTCGTCTCCGGGGTCTACAACGGGCTCTGCCGCTGGCTGTTCGGGGTGGGCGTCAACGATCTCAACTCGGTCAAGGCCTACCGCCGGGAAGTCATGCTGGGCGTGCCGCTCCGACCCGACTGGCACCGGTACATGGTGGTCATAGCCGCCGCCGACGGCTACCGGCTGACGTCGGTGCCGGTGCCGCTGTACCCCCGTCGGGCCGGCACCTCGAAGTTCACCTGGAAGCGGATCCCGGTGGGGATCTTCGACCTGATCAGCGTCTGGTTCCAGCTTCGCTTCGGCCGCAAGCCGATGCTCTTCTTCGGCATCGGCGGCGCCGCGCTGTTCGTGATCGGCTTCCTCGCCGGCATCGTGGCGCTGGTGCTCCGGTTTGGCTACGACATCGGTCTCCGACCGTTGCTCAACTTGGTCGAGACCATGGTGATCAGCGGTATCGTGCTCTTCGGGTTCGGGTTGCTGGGTGAGATGATCGCCGGCCTGCAAGAGGAGACGCGGGCGCACGCCCGTGCGCTCGCTCGACTGGACAAGCTCGACCTGCGGGACTGA
- a CDS encoding glycosyltransferase, producing MRVVFLTHNFPRWPGDLSGAFLGTLAAALVRRGVDLRVVAPSDLGEAGEGVVDGVPVRRVRYASAAAETIAYRGNMQSALRGPGGWRALAGLWRALKRAAREEIDAGADLVHAHWWVPAGLAVPSGIPMVLTVHGTDAALLRRSRLARSLARPVFQRARLVTAVSRELAGWVQTGVGRYVEPGHIQPMPVDTSSFPWTTGGGGAVVVARLSPQKRVSLAIDTVAVLASCGHDLQLTIVGDGPERGALERQVERLGISPFVRFAGAVSSAEVVRYLERADVMIFPAQGEGFGLAAAEALMVGVPVVGCWDGGGVLDVIPESGAGRLTLPSAEAMSDATLDLLHDPQRLELARIVGESWRARLAPDHVGEICEGWYREALGG from the coding sequence GTGCGGGTCGTGTTTCTGACGCACAACTTTCCTCGCTGGCCGGGGGATCTCTCCGGAGCGTTCCTCGGCACCCTGGCGGCCGCGCTGGTCCGCCGCGGCGTCGACCTGCGGGTCGTGGCGCCCAGTGACCTGGGCGAAGCCGGCGAGGGGGTAGTCGATGGCGTGCCGGTGCGCCGGGTGCGCTACGCCTCGGCCGCCGCCGAGACGATCGCCTACCGGGGAAACATGCAGTCGGCGCTTCGCGGGCCAGGAGGGTGGCGCGCACTGGCCGGCCTCTGGCGGGCGCTCAAGCGCGCAGCCCGCGAGGAGATCGATGCCGGGGCGGACCTGGTGCACGCACACTGGTGGGTCCCGGCGGGCCTGGCAGTCCCTTCTGGCATCCCGATGGTCCTCACAGTGCACGGCACCGACGCGGCGCTGCTCCGCCGCTCGCGGCTCGCGCGGTCGCTCGCGCGGCCGGTCTTTCAGCGTGCCAGGCTGGTCACTGCCGTCTCGCGCGAGCTCGCCGGCTGGGTCCAGACGGGTGTCGGCCGCTACGTCGAGCCCGGCCACATACAGCCGATGCCGGTCGACACCAGCTCGTTTCCCTGGACCACCGGCGGTGGCGGTGCAGTGGTGGTGGCCCGGCTCTCGCCGCAGAAGCGGGTCAGCCTCGCCATCGACACGGTCGCGGTGCTCGCCTCCTGCGGCCACGATCTGCAGCTCACCATCGTGGGTGATGGCCCGGAGCGGGGCGCCTTGGAGCGACAGGTCGAACGCCTCGGGATCAGCCCGTTCGTGCGCTTCGCCGGCGCGGTCTCCTCGGCCGAGGTCGTGCGCTACCTGGAGCGCGCGGATGTGATGATCTTCCCCGCGCAGGGCGAAGGCTTCGGGCTCGCCGCCGCGGAGGCGCTCATGGTCGGCGTTCCGGTCGTGGGCTGTTGGGATGGGGGCGGGGTGCTCGACGTCATCCCCGAATCGGGCGCGGGCCGCCTGACGCTGCCGTCCGCCGAAGCGATGAGCGATGCGACGCTCGACCTGCTGCACGATCCCCAGCGCCTGGAGCTGGCCCGGATCGTGGGCGAGTCGTGGCGGGCCCGGCTGGCCCCGGACCATGTCGGGGAGATCTGCGAAGGCTGGTACCGCGAGGCCCTGGGTGGATAG
- a CDS encoding lysylphosphatidylglycerol synthase domain-containing protein → MDRRWIRLAQWLVGIAIVLFAARSLVRNWDQLRSQDLDWSVRPGWLLLSAILVWLMYAILIAAWRIMLAAWGQRLGGWEAARIWTVSSLGKYLPGKVWAIAGMALMSQRAGVAPWAATGSAVILQVLAIGTGAGIAGVTGASALEAARPGARAALGLIVAGAVVGIGLLLWPPLLQRLLRLAAPGSAGERAPAAGGIVFGIGANLVAWLGYGTSLWLLARGLLPGVRLEWLPAVAVFAASYLAGFLALFAPGGIGVREGLFILMLQQPIGIAAATALALASRLLLTITELGAAVPFLAFPWRRVRVAP, encoded by the coding sequence GTGGATAGGCGGTGGATCCGCCTGGCCCAGTGGCTGGTGGGAATCGCGATCGTGCTCTTCGCCGCGCGCTCCCTGGTGCGGAACTGGGACCAGCTCCGCTCCCAGGATCTGGACTGGAGCGTACGACCCGGGTGGCTGCTGCTGAGCGCCATCCTCGTGTGGCTGATGTACGCGATCCTGATCGCGGCCTGGCGCATCATGCTGGCCGCGTGGGGCCAACGGCTGGGCGGCTGGGAGGCGGCCCGCATCTGGACCGTGTCCAGTCTGGGGAAGTATCTCCCCGGCAAGGTCTGGGCGATCGCCGGCATGGCGCTCATGTCGCAGCGGGCCGGCGTGGCGCCGTGGGCGGCCACCGGATCAGCGGTGATTCTGCAGGTGCTGGCGATCGGCACCGGCGCCGGTATCGCGGGCGTGACCGGCGCGAGCGCGCTCGAGGCGGCTCGTCCCGGCGCCCGCGCGGCGCTCGGGCTCATCGTGGCAGGGGCAGTGGTGGGAATCGGCCTGCTGCTCTGGCCACCGCTCCTCCAGCGGCTGCTGCGGCTGGCCGCGCCGGGCAGCGCGGGGGAACGGGCACCGGCGGCGGGCGGTATCGTCTTCGGCATCGGCGCCAACCTGGTCGCCTGGCTGGGCTACGGCACCTCGCTCTGGCTGCTGGCGCGCGGGCTGCTCCCCGGCGTGCGGCTGGAGTGGCTTCCCGCCGTCGCGGTGTTCGCGGCATCGTATCTTGCCGGCTTCCTGGCACTGTTCGCGCCGGGCGGCATCGGGGTCCGTGAAGGACTGTTCATCCTGATGTTGCAGCAGCCGATCGGCATCGCCGCGGCCACCGCGCTGGCACTCGCGTCGCGGCTGCTGCTCACCATCACCGAGCTCGGGGCCGCGGTCCCGTTCCTCGCCTTTCCCTGGAGGAGAGTGCGTGTCGCACCCTGA